The following proteins are encoded in a genomic region of Candida albicans SC5314 chromosome 4, complete sequence:
- a CDS encoding FG-nucleoporin (Ortholog(s) have nucleocytoplasmic transporter activity, phospholipid binding, single-stranded DNA binding activity and role in mRNA export from nucleus in response to heat stress, nuclear pore organization) has product MSTLFGGQQSTQPSLFNTSFNSASIQQQQQQQQQNQQNQQPQQPQQPQQQQTQQIQQQQPQLFNTQQYYQQQQQQQQPLWLQNQKKRTIPNHLVPKKKQSFQLGTTNNNNHNNKLNSKNKNKTGKNRSNNGDLNGGDLIISNDDNDNGQFNLLSFGSNLNRRVTSGSGSGISGSLLDRNTSIASLFDNSIGDLSRIDDSFIGGDNTIDDINDDGNGNNNGDGFGNDLPPKNSMYDLSNINGSGKGTRDKNGINSDSKFESFINKDPKTFDSVFNKFQEFTPILDPNNVNVNTNGFGGTSGVDEKPNTTNNNDILQNQKHYNSAIIVFGYPENLSIEIIKFFQSFGRILEKFDTTSTIGSSGSTNNNNNIKEILINLAANSNNNNNNNNTITNKIVPIFSGKHWIKLTFDNPNSALQALQENGNVFNGSIIGVVPYHKSIIEKLENRKIFINDNDSTIMGEGNLDIPLDKVNQIINQQSKLVSTPGGTLNKNNNNSNNNIIGETIPTSSTTTTTTTTTGGGSLYNRLDIKPISKDQIFLKDNLNSSSTTTNTNGGDSQNGGNNDGNKTINNNNKEKLGVWGNLSKYIFGFHDL; this is encoded by the coding sequence ATGTCTACATTATTTGGAGGTCAGCAACTGACTCAACCTAGTTTGTTTAATACCTCATTCAATTCAGCATCTatacaacagcaacaacagcaacaacaacagaatcaacaaaatcaacaaccgCAACAACCGCAACAAccacagcaacagcaaacCCAACAAattcagcaacaacaaccacagcTATTTAATACACAACAATactatcaacaacaacaacaacaacaacaacctcTTTGGTTACAAAATCAGAAAAAGAGAACAATACCTAATCATTTAGTTcctaaaaagaaacaaagtTTCCAACTAGGCACCactaataacaacaatcataataataaactcAATTCtaagaataaaaataaaactggTAAAAATAGATCCAATAATGGTGATTTGAATGGTGGAGATTTAATTATAtctaatgatgataatgataatggacaattcaatttattatcatttggatcaaatttaaatcGTCGAGTAACCAGTGGCAGTGGCAGTGGCATTAGTGGATCATTATTAGATAGAAACACTAGTATTGCTAgtttatttgataattcaataggtgatttatcaagaattgatgatagctttattggtggtgataatactattgatgatattaatgatgatggtaatgggaataataatggtgatGGATTTGGAAATGATTTACCACCAAAGAATTCAATGTATGATTTGAGTAATATTAATGGTAGTGGCAAGGGAACAAGAGATAAAAATGGAATTAATTCTGATAgtaaatttgaatcatttataaataaagatccaaaaacatttgatagtgttttcaataaatttcaagaatttaCTCCAATTCTTGACCCTAATAATGTTAATGTCAATACTAATGGTTTTGGTGGTACAAGTGGTGTTGATGAGAAACCAAATACcacaaacaataatgatattcttcaaaatcagAAACATTATAATCTGGCAATTATTGTATTTGGATATCCtgaaaatttatcaattgaaatcattaaattttttcaaagttttggtagaattttagaaaaatttgatactACATCAACCATTGGTTCAAGTGGGAGtactaacaataataataacattaaagaaattttaataaatttggcTGCCAAcagcaataacaacaacaacaacaacaatactaTCACTAACAAGATTGTTCCTATATTTAGTGGTAAACATTGGATTAAATTAACCTTTGATAATCCTAATTCTGCATTACAAGCATTACAAGAAAATGGAAATGTTTTCAATGGTTCAATAATTGGAGTTGTACCTTATCATAAAagtattattgaaaaattagaaaatcggaaaattttcatcaacGATAATGATAGTACTATTATGGGAGAAGGAAATTTAGATATTCCATTAGATAAAgtgaatcaaattattaatcaacaatcaaaactTGTTAGTACACCTGGTGGTACCCttaacaaaaacaacaacaacagtaacaacaacattattgGTGAGACTATTCCTACAAGTTCaactactacaacaacaacaacaacaactggtGGAGGATCATTATATAATCGATTAGATATAAAACCAATTTCTAAagatcaaatatttttaaaagataatcttaatagtagtagtactactactaatactaATGGTGGAGATTCTCAAAATGGAGGAAATAATGATGGTAATAAAAccattaacaataataataaagaaaaattaggAGTTTGGggtaatttatcaaaatatatttttggtttccATGATTTATAG
- a CDS encoding tRNA (guanosine(18)-2'-O)-methyltransferase (Predicted tRNA (guanine) methyltransferase activity; Spider biofilm induced), producing the protein MSSALLIAKYLGAEKQAELIENLLVDIQKENTENDHNVEVLIELLDGFNLDKYPQFYNQILNFCNKKLLMENELEIILKFVYKIPQLKQDILERIIQLLYGYIKEQIYYFNQQLIKLIPISIVDNKQDSTIDLITSDELILLFQFLQSLFTTTTTAGNDDTIILEIDYLLLLFLGINDKQVSNVTSKLLRWRMNSISQKIEGQLIWDIIFTLESTNLEFHKSHAYILWLRYLNTGLIANDTFQTIIQKSDYWKSLQQGLISDSHEYRKFSLSILQVSLTSINTDLNNDYIVWEITDKQKYLNEWSRYMTLYEIIAIDTSLNQAEAGQNDITGLISPTSLIPSSWGWCLLSTGLQATLESVRKFTLRLLLSIPSENLYLIKHGLPILEKAFLPNLMNASNLNVKITSNDKLDCEYAYQLKNYICNMVKNLSTDQELQDITLSILRVLADLKDSYGPSRILVLHGLYDGLNHQANRKQVLQYGIHDIPLLVLFEKKCEGEIYERYHQNLNLRLLLNFKLDIKSFLSTLNKFIKHNGFELLKENHQLFTNYIQDVPIEKFMSHQELGDCGPEYKALFLGITDKDIGAVLEEESQEKDLLLAKLFASGLKTTELKKFNSRLQKLVLSDDMEIIQTLSQAEFELIGIPDNEDISKLWETIKNEIQSNEYRILEECLYKFRLFNQIYKNSTFQFENITTIIDFHRIMLNNSYETSKTSRFFYKLKDEILGEYYTTLNLTFEKTTTNTNASINISAILDVLNPGIVQNKANYNMVNLVYHYLEITETPESIYQIVEFLSELWFNLSATRLKLQALPLHLSIIKTFFHPKVVFSKVDKDEEEEEDIIISDMLHKFGISIIENSKVRRSFLPTLTLCLSNCQIQNQKQFESCQWIPELLIKAYLIYQPKAHFFILPIILADIYDKQVAINSNSNIYHQVYGDEEISARINLLAIFNSIKSSSFTQSVYDYIIDNQQYFHLFKPLKSTDALEEWTRMQLYSIILSLSDNLTNIDLDIFLARLATEPSPMVRSYIEWIIALKLSDNGNYVDKLLNELFQKINILKPSVVTSYLKILFLFIQQQSTTKECQLLTKLLYTVIPGCTVSRKMIRHFSLSLIISIHDEIKRKNLPLDPRVLDIVNNMYLNAIESETFAQYRSGDELLWDIVKDLTLVNISGGVMLRLSDRTDLDFIKKENFDKYLSQDQINLLKYDIGQDPQLWMINEEKEEEEEEDYDKKRKLNLKKPIVTPIKPVDSNEVSSSSFLQTKSGAWNTIMDADAVVDDVNNTNNSVRGSEIPRSELIVVSSLVDKPPNLGGICRLCDVLGAGLLTLHDIEVKNHINFKTVAVTADQWMPMIEVKMENIKQYLLDKKREGYTLIGLEQTDKSIELNNDLKFPKKSLILIGKEREGIPGDLLAELDFCVEIKQVGIVRSMNIQTATAIIVHAYSSQHC; encoded by the coding sequence ATGAGTTCAGCATTATTGATAGCTAAATATTTGGGAGCTGAAAAGCAAGCTGAATTAATAGAGAACTTACTAGTAGatattcaaaaagaaaataccGAAAATGATCACAATGTTGAAGTcttgattgaattattagatgGATTCAATCTTGATAAATATCCTCAAttttataatcaaatattaaatttttgtaataaaAAGCTTTTGATGgaaaatgaattagaaatcatattgaaatttgtttataaaattcctcaattgaaacaagaTATACTTGAAAGaatcattcaattattatatgGCTACATTAAagaacaaatttattatttcaatcaacaattgattaaactCATTCCAATATCTATAGTTGATAATAAACAGGACTCAACTATTGATTTGATCACTAGTGATGaattaatattgttgtttcaatttttacaatcattgtttactactactactactgctgGTAATGATGATACTATCAttcttgaaattgattatttgttgttgttatttttggGAATCAATGACAAACAAGTATCAAATGTCACTTCCAAGTTATTACGTTGGAGAATGAATTCAATTagtcaaaaaattgaaggtCAATTGATTTGGGATATAATATTTACTTTAGAAAGTACTAATCTTGAATTTCATAAAAGCCATGCCTATATATTATGGTTAAGATATTTAAACACTGGATTAATTGCCAACGATACATTCCAAACTATTATTCAGAAATCAGATTATTGGAAGTCCTTACAACAAGGATTAATTAGTGATTCTCATGAATATCGTAAGTTCagtttatcaatattacaAGTATCTTTAACGTCAATTAATACCGATcttaataatgattataTTGTTTGGGAAATCACcgataaacaaaaataccTTAATGAATGGTCAAGATATATGACATTATATGAAATTATTGCCATTGATACTTCATTAAATCAAGCTGAAGCAGGTCAAAATGATATCACAGGGTTAATCTCACCAACTTCTTTGATTCCTTCTTCTTGGGGGTGGtgtttattatcaacaGGTCTTCAAGCTACCCTTGAATCAGTTAGAAAATTCACATTAAGACTTCTTTTATCGATCCCATCagaaaatttatatttaatcAAACATGGATTACCTATTTTGGAGAAAGCATTTTTACCCAATTTAATGAATGCATCTAATTTAAATGTGAAAATCACttctaatgataaattagatTGTGAATATGcttatcaattgaaaaattatatttgtAATATGGTTAAGAATTTATCAACTGATCAAGAACTCCAAGATATAACATTATCGATATTAAGAGTATTGGCAGATTTAAAAGATAGTTATGGTCCTTCAAGAATATTGGTTTTGCATGGATTATATGATGGATTAAATCATCAAGCCAATAGGAAACAAGTATTACAATATGGAATTCATGATATTccattattagtattatttgaaaaaaaatgtgaAGGAGAAATATATGAAAGATATCATCAAAATCTTAATTTAAGGTTATTActtaatttcaaattagatataaaatcatttttatcaacattaaataaattcattaaacataatggatttgaattattaaaagaaaatcatcaattatttacCAATTATATTCAAGATGTGCCAATAGAGAAATTTATGTCCCATCAAGAATTAGGTGATTGTGGACCAGAATACAAGGCATTGTTTTTAGGTATTACCGATAAAGATATTGGCGCTGTTCTTGAAGAAGAATCTCAAGAGAAAGATTTGTTATTGGCCAAATTATTTGCATCTGGTCTTAAAACAACCgaattaaagaaattcaattcaagatTACAAAAACTTGTTTTACTGGATGATATGGAAATCATACAAACATTAAGTCAAgctgaatttgaattgatagGAATCCCTGACAATGAAGACATTTCCAAATTATGGGAAACCataaaaaatgaaatcCAATCAAACGAATATAGAATTCTTGAAGAGTGTCTTTATAAATTTAGacttttcaatcaaatttataaaaattcaactttccaatttgaaaatataacCACGATTATTGATTTCCATAGAATCATGTTAAACAATTCTTATGAAACATCGAAAACTTcaagatttttttataaattaaaagatgaaATCTTAGGTGAATACTATACTACTTTAAACCTTACTTTTGAGAAAACCACCACAAACACAAATGCCAGCATTAACATCTCAGCTATTCTAGATGTATTAAATCCTGGTATTGTTCAAAATAAAGCCAATTACAATATGGTAAATTTAgtttatcattatcttGAAATAACTGAAACACctgaatcaatttatcaaattgtaGAGTTTTTAAGTGAATTATGGTTTAATTTATCTGCCACAAGATTGAAATTACAAGCATTACCATTACATCTTTCCATTATAAAAACATTTTTCCACCCCAAAGTGGTTTTCTCAAAGGTAgataaagatgaagaagaagaagaagatattattattagtgaTATGTTACATAAATTTggtatttcaattattgaaaattctaAAGTTAGAAGAAGTTTTTTACCAACTTTAACTTTAtgtttatcaaattgtcaaattcaaaatcaaaaacaatttgaatcaTGTCAATGGATTCCTGAACTTTTAATTAAAGCATATTTAATATATCAACCAAAAGCtcattttttcattctccCCATAATATTAGCTGATATTTATGATAAACAGGTTGCTAttaattctaattctaatatttatcatcaaGTTTATGgagatgaagaaattagtGCACGAATTAATCTTTTggcaattttcaattctataAAATCATCAAGTTTCACTCAATCCGTTTATgattatataattgataatcaacaatatttcCATTTATTCAAACCATTAAAGAGTACTGATGCATTAGAAGAATGGACGAGAATGCAAttatattcaataatattatcattatctgataatttaactaatattgatttggaTATTTTCCTTGCTAGATTAGCCACAGAACCAAGTCCAATGGTTCGTTCTTATATTGAATGGATAATTGCTCTTAAATTAAGTGATAATGGAAATTATGTtgacaaattattaaatgaattattccagaaaataaatattctaAAACCTTCAGTGGTTACatcatatttgaaaatattattcttattcattcaacaacaatccaCCACCAAGGAATGtcaattattaacaaaACTTTTATATACGGTTATCCCTGGATGTACCGTATCACGTAAAATGATTAGACATTTTTCActatcattaataatttctattcatgatgaaattaaaaggAAAAATTTACCTTTAGATCCTCGTGTACTTGATATTGTCAATAATATGTATTTAAATGCCATTGAATCAGAAACATTTGCTCAATATAGAAGTGgtgatgaattattatgGGATATTGTCAAAGATTTAACTTTGGTCAATATTTCTGGTGGAGTTATGTTAAGATTATCTGATAGAACTGATTtagattttattaaaaaagaaaattttgataaatatcTTTCTCAggatcaaatcaatttattgaaatatgaTATTGGTCAAGATCCTCAATTATGGATGataaatgaagaaaaagaagaagaagaagaagaggattATGATAAGAAGAGAAAATTGAACTTGAAGAAACCAATTGTTACTCCTATTAAACCAGTAGACAGTAATGAAGTGTcgtcttcatcatttttacAAACTAAAAGTGGTGCCTGGAATACAATTATGGATGCTGatgctgttgttgatgatgttaataatactaataacaGTGTTCGAGGATCAGAAATTCCAAGAAGtgaattaattgttgtttcttcATTAGTTGATAAACCACCAAATTTAGGTGGGATATGTCGTTTATGTGATGTTTTAGGAGCAGGGTTGTTAACATTACATGATATTGAAGTTAAAAATCATATCAACTTTAAAACCGTTGCCGTTACTGCTGATCAATGGATGCCTATGATTGAAGTTAAAATGGAAAATATTAAACAGTATTTATTAGATAAGAAACGTGAGGGTTATACATTAATTGGATTAGAACAAActgataaatcaattgaattgaacaatgatttgaaatttcctaaaaaatcattgattttgattggTAAAGAACGTGAAGGTATTCCTGGTGATTTATTAGCTGAATTAGATTTTTGTGTGGAAATTAAACAAGTTGGTATTGTTAGATCAATGAATATTCAAACTGCTACAGCAATCATTGTTCATGCTTATTCTTCACAACATTGTTAA
- a CDS encoding uncharacterized protein (Ortholog of C. dubliniensis CD36 : Cd36_43610, C. parapsilosis CDC317 : CPAR2_403770, Debaryomyces hansenii CBS767 : DEHA2G16962g and Pichia stipitis Pignal : PICST_30926), producing MSDKQINQFKSMNINFRDKLREAYLNNKHEFDDQDNKIIQPILNDVLYSNDNGVNGNNNLRELIKKKWDGLSKDIKDINNSRFDIPSTNGNDVEDGINNKVHELDGEEGENEMNGKYENRNIHHQNKTTTNNNSIKSRIPTIQSNGNKSQVRFQQQQPSKNDDDDEINKLKKIIESLNKKIKHQIIERKDIIEEFQTKEIRMMKNHQNEINKLIKKYETKLKNEQQERQTSNNNDDDDGIVNELRISIDKLNNEIDNKNLQILQFTNQLTNLKDENFHLKQENNRLRYDRNNNNNNNDNNVSPSKETNQSAHSESQELRKMIDNLTKENIELRSQFNQLKNTNAGAGNGSFQYGSVQGDDSDDSDDSDDDEVEEEEQANEARSRYNENGVTRVSKSPDRLQYDTQQILKKEYDKVSRIPSSLSPPPQLQTVDNNDIPTPTPTTSDVMRTAANDEAELEKSNSMTIDLLKVKKEEEIDTTQKMLRKHWH from the coding sequence ATGTCCgataaacaaatcaatcaattcaaatcaatgaatATTAATTTCCGAGATAAATTACGTGAAGCAtatttaaacaataaacatGAATTTGACGATCaagataataaaatcattcaaCCAATATTAAATGATGTACTATACtctaatgataatggtgttaatggtaataataatttaagggaattaataaagaaaaaatggGATGGATTAAGTAAAGATATAAAAgatattaataatagtCGATTTGATATACCGTCAACGAATGGTAATGATGTAGAAGATGGCATTAATAATAAGGTTCATGAATTGGATGGAGAAGAAGgagaaaatgaaatgaatgggaaatatgaaaatagaaatattcatcatcaaaataaGACAACAACTAACAATAACAGTATCAAGTCAAGAATCCCAACTATACAATCAAATGGTAATAAATCACAAGTAcgatttcaacaacaacaaccctccaaaaatgatgatgatgatgagataaataaattgaaaaaaattattgaatcattaaataaaaaaattaaacatcaaataattgaaaggaaagatataattgaagaatttcaaactaaagaaattcgaatgatgaaaaatcatcaaaatgaaattaataaattaattaaaaaatatgaaacaaaattgaaaaatgaacaaCAAGAGAGGCAAAcatctaataataatgatgatgatgatggtatTGTCAATGAATTGAGAAtctcaattgataaattaaataatgaaattgataataaaaatttacaaattttacaatttactaatcaattaacaaatttaaaagatgaaaatttccatttaaaacaagaaaataatcGATTAAGATATGAcaggaacaacaacaacaacaacaacgataATAACGTGTCACCATCTAAAGAAACTAATCAACTGGCCCATTCTGAAAGTCAAGAATTAAGGAAAatgattgataatttaacaaAAGAGAATATTGAATTACGATCacaatttaatcaattgaaaaataccAATGCTGGTGCTGGTAATGGTAGTTTTCAATACGGTAGTGTTCAAGGTGATGATAGTGATGATAGTGATgatagtgatgatgatgaggttgaagaagaagaacaagcAAATGAAGCTAGATCTCGATATAATGAGAATGGTGTTACTAGGGTTTCAAAATCACCCGATAGACTACAATATGACACACAACagatattgaagaaagaataTGACAAAGTTCTGAGAATTCCATCGTCATTATCACCGCCACCACAACTACAAACagttgataataatgatattcCTACCCCTACTCCTACTACTAGTGATGTGATGAGAACTGCGGCCAATGATGAGGCAGAGttagaaaaatcaaattcaatgaccatagatttattaaaagtgaaaaaagaggaagaaATAGATACTACTCAAAAAATGTTACGTAAACATTGGCATTAA
- a CDS encoding uncharacterized protein (Ortholog of C. dubliniensis CD36 : Cd36_43600, C. parapsilosis CDC317 : CPAR2_403780, Candida tenuis NRRL Y-1498 : CANTEDRAFT_93767 and Debaryomyces hansenii CBS767 : DEHA2G16984g) codes for MIIFYKFIEFFLQLINDKQILYQEMFQEYNKKFVNPKINQLKKDAMIDATLGPHYSISLNDQKPYSFSKSKVFITHDIKGKPITEYGDIDSQILPQQLELEPLTSSCSTAINSRLTSRANSVAHYSNNNNNDNYINDDYDRTFNTSSNWNQNRRYQQSSRYHSGRNNDNLIMNTPLTYLPQPSRYSTQTPSLNSNLSFNRYDRTPSPTRGTTMSRRYSNPNINNNNNNNNNNNNSFHSPSRIRSRPTSPNKLLSPTRQPRLEFDGIGNTTITNDDQDRDRFSPFKSPSPIHRGTYHHSSPNTVNPQQLHQQQQQLSQQQQSSQHNNSFGYPNYPYRSPSPTRRRPSDSPERPKPGWR; via the coding sequence atgattatattttataaatttattgaattttttttacaattaattaatgataaacaaattttataTCAAGAAATGTTTCaagaatataataaaaaatttgttaatccaaaaattaatcaattgaaaaaagatgCCATGATTGATGCTACATTGGGACCTCATTATCTGATTAGTTTAAATGATCAAAAACCTTATTCATTTAGTAAACTGAAAGTATTTATAACTCATGATATTAAAGGTAAACCAATTACTGAATATGGTGATATTGATTCACAAATTTTACCTcaacaattggaattaGAACCATTGACTTCATCTTGTTCAACAGCTATTAATCTGAGATTAACTAGTAGAGCAAATAGTGTTGCACACtatagtaataataataataatgataactATATcaatgatgattatgatagAACATTTAATACTAGTTCCAATTGGAATCAAAATCGTCGTTATCAACAAAGTTCACGTTATCATAGTGGTAGGAATAATGATAATCTAATTATGAATACACCATTGACTTATTTACCTCAACCATCAAGATATTCAACTCAAACACCATCATTGAATagtaatttatcatttaatcGATATGATAGAACTCCAAGTCCTACACGTGGAACAACGATGAGTCGTCGATATTCAAATCCtaatattaataacaataataataataacaataataataataattcatttcATTCACCTTCAAGAATACGTTCAAGACCTACTAGTcctaataaattattatcaccaaCAAGACAACCACGATTAGAATTTGATGGAATTGGTAATACAACAATAACTAACGATGATCAGGATAGAGATAGATTTTCTCCATTTAAATCACCATCTCCAATACATCGAGGAACTTATCATCATTCATCTCCTAATACAGTCAATCCACAACAAttacatcaacaacaacaacaactatcccaacaacaacagtcCTCCCAGcataataattcatttggATATCCAAATTATCCTTATCGATCACCATCTCCAACAAGACGAAGACCTTCTGATTCTCCCGAAAGACCAAAACCTGGATGGAGATGA
- the RRP42 gene encoding exosome non-catalytic core subunit (Putative exosome non-catalytic core component; involved in 3'-5' RNA processing; rat catheter biofilm induced), with the protein MVQLSPAEKSYLYDSLTQQPIIRPDLRSIHQYRPLVAKTSFLPGSNGSARVRTEDGSECIVSVKSKVVLISEEEEEQQQQGHNLIEVDIDIVGHRDDSNYVANLKFQLTNLLQQNFPFEVLKLTSKYTFKLYIDCIIISHSCYPLSLISIANYLALKTTRLPLLISDVNDEEIAELPTFSDDWENAKLIQDYHLNANTRKGGSSTKFQPPIFITIGVIGKNLILDPSFEEEQVLENGLIISFYNNKVITPISNTNFAVNSNNSNFKGLDQSLLIQSLTLCNKYCPNIIRALDSLIEEDNDDNDGSIF; encoded by the coding sequence ATGGTTCAACTATCACCAGCAGAAAAGTCATATTTATATGATTCATTAACTCAACAACCAATAATAAGACCTGATTTACgatcaattcatcaatatcgTCCTTTAGTTGCCAAAACTTCATTTTTACCAGGATCTAATGGATCAGCTCGTGTTAGAACTGAAGATGGTAGTGAATGTATTGTTAGTGTCAAATCAAAAGTAGTATTGATTctggaagaagaagaagaacagcaacaacaaggtCATAATCTAATTGAGGtggatattgatattgtggGACATCGTGATGATTCAAATTATGTTGCCAATTTAAAATTCCAATTAACCAATTTATTACAACAAAATTTCCCATTTgaagttttgaaattgacaAGTAAATATACATTTAAACTATATATCGACTGTATTATAATAAGTCATTCATGTTATCCATTAagtttgatttcaataGCCAATTATTTAGCATTGAAAACTACTAGATTACCATTATTGATTAGTGATgttaatgatgaagaaattgctgAATTACCAACATTTAGCGATGATTGGGAAAATGCTAAATTAATCCAAgattatcatttaaatGCTAATACTAGAAAGGGTGGATCATCAACGAAATTTCAACCACCAATTTTTATAACAATTGGAGTCATTgggaaaaatttaattttggatccatcatttgaagaagaacaagttTTAGAAAATGGGTTAATTATAAgtttttataataataaagtcATTAcaccaatatcaaataCTAATTTTGCTGtcaattccaataattcaaattttaaagGATTGGATcaatcattattgattcaatcATTAACATTATGCAATAAATATTGCCCGAATATTATAAGAGCATTAGATAGTTtaatagaagaagataatgatgataatgatggtTCTATATTTTAA